TTGCCACGCCAGGGCGCCAAAAGCCCCGGGGGACCACGCGCCGTGCAGACCCGCGGGGGTGGTAAACCCGTCCCGTGCGGGAGACAGACTTGTACCGAGGATTCGCCTAGGAGTCGGGCCAACCAGCCCCGTTTGAGGTCGCCCAGACCGTTGCCATTCCACGATGTACAGCGCAGGTGGGGCACAGGACTacgcgcaacgccgccgcagcgcagcaaaAGCAGCAAGAAAAAAATGTAGGTGAGCGCACATGTTTGTCGAGCTATTGAGAGGGTTCATAGCGAGACGGCACGAAGGCGATCATGACGGCGAGCCGTCTCAGCACATCGCCGCCCCAGGCATTTCCGCCGACACTGCGAGCCTGCAGCCGTACCCGAGGACAGGGCGCAGGCTCTTGGCTTCCGCGCGGGGTGGTTGCCGCACCCTGACCCCACGGGGGTGGTGGCTGCTAGGCGACAGGTTTTGAAAGTGGACACTTAGGGTGGTTGGTAAAACAGCTGGTGCATGGGATGGGTTTCGAAGTAGAGCTGCGTTTGTCAGCGGCGCCGTATTTGTTGGGAAATGAAGGTGCGCAGAAGTTGTGTTTTTGATGTTTTCTTGGAAAGCAGGCAAGCAGTGATGTGGGCGGAATGGGGATATTGTCTTTGATGGCTGAAGGGCTATACAGCTGGAACTAGAAAATCGAttttttgcttttttttgcaGCAGACGCAAGGTGTTTCAATGGTGGGTGTGTATTCTTTTTGAGGGGGTTTGATGCGGCGGGTGGTGTTAGAAGAGGTGTGGTCACGTGATATAGTTTCTGAAAACTAGCTGGTGACGCCGCGCGCGTAGAGACAGAGCTTCTTTGCATGAGGTGACTAAACCTTTGTTGCACTTATCATTTCCAGTCTTGGTCAAAAACTAAACAGTATTTCGGTAAGTGCATTTCTGGTTTTCAAAGGCGGGCCTTTGCGCCACAGCAGTGAGAGTTAACATCCGGTGGACGGGTGAACATTTGTTTTTGCGGTTTGCAGTCAGGGGGTGTGGAAAAAATTTGCCGTGGCCACATGGCCGCCGAATTGctggcggggggggggcagaacGGCGAGCCAAACGCCGGCGAGCTCACCAAAACGAGCTTGCGGCAGATCGGGGGgattgttgttgttgtttggcCTCATCCGGAGCCGCCTGCTCTGCGGAAACGCTCGCGTGAAGGCGCTAGAGGAACCAGCGTCGGTAAGGTGCTTTCTGGGCCTGCTTTTTCCCCCAATAGCTTGCTCTGGAAAGCATCGGGGGTGTCCCCATCTTATGGGATTTGTAAGGGTGCACAGCGCCgttgtggaggcggcgggcCCGAAACGCCACAGTTCAGGTGAGCCAGCTCGGGGGAGCAACAAGTTCACTCCTGGTTAAGGTGGCTGCGGCTCATGTGGTGCTGGCTtcagggggggggtgaggagGTGTAGTTTCTCTCAAGCTGAGTGCTGCCAATGTCACTCAGATATGGCAGCGGGGGGTAGGAAAGTGTAACCGTGAGTGGGCCAAGTGAAGCAATAGTGGCGGGGGGATGCAGGCTTCTGTTTCAGGGCTTTTCGCGATTTTTCTGCTTTCGGCGACCTGAGGGTGTCGCATTCAAAGATGCCCGCTGCAGAAGAATACTTGCCTGTTGCGTCCACTGAAGACTGTTCTTTTGGACAGGCTTTTTCCTCAGTATCGCAAAGGGATGGCAAGAGGGTCAACTGTGTACTGGCTGTTTCCAAGGGAAAAGTTCAGCATGGAAGAGAACCGCCACGATACGCCAAAACATTCCTGTCATATGCTGCCTTTGCACGGGTGCTTCTCTAACGTCTCTCTGCAGACGATGCAAAATACAAAGTGAGTTGAGATGAAGTGGGAAAAACTTTCCCTTGACGAGGGGACAAGAAAACAGAAACCGCACAGTCGCGGGGATGTGTTTTCGCACAAATAACTGGAGGGCTCGTTAGCACTCTTGCAACTCTCTCATTCCGATTGATGGCAAATACGTGTTCATCGCAGCAGGTCGCTGCGACACCAtgccatccaggacctgaccaCTGACCTCAATAGCGGTGAATCGTTCTGTATCCTCCGCGTCGTAGGTACTTGACCTTGTCGCCACCAGAGGTGCTTTGGCATCGACAGGGGATAGGAGCCGACTAGGTTTCCTCACGGAGAGAGTGGGTGCTAGACCCCGATACCGGGCACTGAGGTGCCCTCCGTCATTAGGTGAGCCCATATCATACTAACTACAATAGTGTGATTTCTTCGCGTCGTGGCGGTTTCAACAACGCAAGCCAATTTCTGCATCAGTCTCGCTTTGGATAGAATGTGAATGTGAGGACTATTCACGGCCGATCAGTTTTTCTTTTCATAGTTGCCGTCTACTCGTCGTTCCTCCTGAGTCCGCGCTGGTGATGTCTGCTGTTCTAGTTTTCCGACCCTAAATCCAAACCGCTCTTCAGGTGCCTTGCCTCATCAAAGTTCTCCCCCATTTTCTACCTCTCCCGCTTTTTTTCTATCGCTTTTATCATCTGAGTGCCTTTTCACTGGAGTTGGAGGTGTAGCAGAAGGCACAAGAGTGCAGAGACAGTCATTTCACAGAGCACAAATGCACATAAAGCGCAACAAAAACTGGGAACCCATGACAGTGACACGGGAGCAGTCATATATCTCTGTATGCAAGGAACTAAATGACGCCCCTCTTCGCCAGCTTCAAGAGACCTTGAAGTATGGCGATACAAGGCTTGATGTCAGCGGAATTTACTTACCACGGAAGCACTTTCGCTGCGTACTGCAATTTATTGAGGAGCGCCCCGACATCGAAGAGCTAATCTTGGATGGCGCGAACATaggtgtggaggaggtgaagctACTGAAAGAGTCACTGCTGCGTTCTTGCGTGTCGAAGCTGAGCCTGCAACGGATAAAGCTGGACTCTGCAAGCGCGAATATTATTCGTCAACTCTGCATTGAAAATTCGAACTTAGTGTCTGTTGTACTGAGAGACACATGCATCCCTTCTTATCTAGTCGATGAAATTATGCTGATTGTTGATTTGAATCGCTTGAACGCGGAATCGCTGAGCTCCACGTCTACTGCAGGGGCGCAACAGAAGGCCTCGGCTGTGGCACGGTGGATGCTTTTCAGAGGAAAAAACGACCGTGGCTTTTGTGCGACTGTGAAGCTATCATCTAGTGCGACGAGAAAAGTTACCGACGGTTTTGTTACATCGTACGATTCTGTTTTCAGCGATATTTCTTTTCAGCAAGACGCTTTCGACCACCCTGTTGCAGGGATGGAAACAATTCGTTGGAATAAATACTATGCACTGCACTCCTTTCAGGAAGCTGGGCTGGGAAACTCCAAAGCTCCTTTCTCGCCATCGCCTCATTACAACAACCAGAATTTGTGCGCTGCTTTGAATATTCTCAGCTTTTACGATGTCCTATACAAGTCGTTAGTTGTAGAACGATACCCTGAGGCTGGACTGTACGTTTTTCGCCTTTTTGTTGGGGAATCACCTGTTGAGGTGTACGTTGACGATTTAGTTCCATGCGTTCACTTAGATGCGACGTGCACCATTGTAGGTTTGAATTCGTGCAGTAGCCCGTTTTACGCCGCGGTTCTTGAGAAGGCTGTTGCAAAAGCAATCGGTGGTTATCGCTACATCCAAGAACTATCGTTAAGTGACTGCATCGAGCTTCTAACAGGTTGCACAGGTTTCGAAGTGAATTTATTGAGCCGATCATCGTTTTCTACCACTTTCGACACGCTACGAGCCCTGAGCGAGTATGGACACAAACTGGTCGCGTGCGCCATTCCGCATACCTCGATTGAGGAACAGACGTTTGAAGAAAGTGGGGTCTGCTGCGGGATTCCGTACGCTATTTTGGAAACGGATGCTTGCCAAAAAAATGGTTCTCACTATGCTTTTTTGATCCAGGTGGCTGCCCCGTCGAGTGGAAGGGCCCTGAAGTACGCATTTGAGTATGAGATGTACAAAACGGAAGAGGTGAACGGGAATCGTGTTTTGTGGATGACGTTTGAAGACTTTGCTGCTACGTTCGAGCGCGTTTTTCTTCTGCTGTGGCCTTTCGACGACGCTGTATCGGATCATAAGACGACTGTGGAGTTTCAAGTGACAAGCGAGTTTTTGTCTTCATCTTCTCAATTCGCCAAGAACCCCAGTTTCTTGATTCAAAACAAAGGAAAGAGCTCAAGCCCGATTATGGTGTCGCTATCCACTTCTTCCGCACCCGACACCACAATTGGAGCCAAATGTCTTTTTTACAAGGCCGCTAATACTGAGAATGGGGCTTTCCTGCGTCGCTACAATGTATGCGAAAACAACGCATCTTTTGGCTTAGAGGTTTTTGAAGGGAATGAGGGCTCTGTTTTTTTCAATCTGCTCCCCACAGAGCGCCTGCAGATGACCCTTTCTTCGCGTGTACCAAGCAATTTTAGGATTCGAATATCTTCCGTGGAGAATGTTGACGCAATGCAGCTCCCAGACATTATGGCTTCGTCGACTTTTTCTGCAAAGTGG
This DNA window, taken from Leishmania major strain Friedlin complete genome, chromosome 18, encodes the following:
- a CDS encoding putative calpain-like cysteine peptidase, translated to MHIKRNKNWEPMTVTREQSYISVCKELNDAPLRQLQETLKYGDTRLDVSGIYLPRKHFRCVLQFIEERPDIEELILDGANIGVEEVKLLKESLLRSCVSKLSLQRIKLDSASANIIRQLCIENSNLVSVVLRDTCIPSYLVDEIMLIVDLNRLNAESLSSTSTAGAQQKASAVARWMLFRGKNDRGFCATVKLSSSATRKVTDGFVTSYDSVFSDISFQQDAFDHPVAGMETIRWNKYYALHSFQEAGLGNSKAPFSPSPHYNNQNLCAALNILSFYDVLYKSLVVERYPEAGLYVFRLFVGESPVEVYVDDLVPCVHLDATCTIVGLNSCSSPFYAAVLEKAVAKAIGGYRYIQELSLSDCIELLTGCTGFEVNLLSRSSFSTTFDTLRALSEYGHKLVACAIPHTSIEEQTFEESGVCCGIPYAILETDACQKNGSHYAFLIQVAAPSSGRALKYAFEYEMYKTEEVNGNRVLWMTFEDFAATFERVFLLLWPFDDAVSDHKTTVEFQVTSEFLSSSSQFAKNPSFLIQNKGKSSSPIMVSLSTSSAPDTTIGAKCLFYKAANTENGAFLRRYNVCENNASFGLEVFEGNEGSVFFNLLPTERLQMTLSSRVPSNFRIRISSVENVDAMQLPDIMASSTFSAKWNTLFKAKRFSDDIFQLNRISGGCTLSLVLALSQATDSSPPFPLGVLGWKGTSIDVVDAAKPHFSTQQERSTVCVHSFLLTLAAGESFFLLPYCCGSRCPDGYDLTVFCKESFTQSRVKTASVLRCTKT